From one Chryseobacterium sp. 3008163 genomic stretch:
- a CDS encoding acyltransferase family protein — protein sequence MNSSKTIDRSNNFDLLRLVLASFVIISHSYPLTKNKEILGSLTNGQVDFGGLAVNSFFALSGYFIFLSLQRSKTISNYIWKRILRLYPALIVLFIFTLVVIPFVYVGTQLTSTLKDYWHYAVNGLSLFKVSYTIKGVFENNPYKGAINGSLWTLAYEFTMYMALLSLFFVRKKKISYILLFIAFLASYYLYLFKPQLFQKMFISIYLDTAQLYRLATYFLCGSLITLFDLKRINTIYSRIGLLVLIVISLLFNFYLVIAPIALPFLVIFIGILSTKYINGVGEKFGDISYGVYIYGFIVQQILMHFFNLSPLSLMIISLTFTYILAYLSWHFVEEKMLKYKDLVK from the coding sequence ATGAATTCTTCAAAAACAATAGACCGAAGCAATAATTTTGATCTTTTACGTCTGGTATTAGCATCATTTGTTATTATTTCTCACTCCTACCCTCTTACAAAAAACAAAGAAATCCTTGGCTCTCTCACTAATGGGCAGGTTGATTTTGGAGGCTTAGCAGTTAACAGCTTCTTTGCATTGAGCGGATACTTTATATTTTTAAGCCTGCAAAGGAGTAAAACTATTTCGAACTACATCTGGAAGAGAATTTTGAGGCTTTATCCTGCACTTATTGTATTATTTATCTTTACTTTAGTAGTGATTCCATTTGTGTATGTCGGAACCCAATTGACTTCAACATTAAAAGATTATTGGCACTATGCTGTAAACGGTTTGTCTCTTTTTAAGGTAAGCTACACAATAAAAGGTGTCTTTGAAAATAATCCTTATAAAGGAGCAATTAATGGAAGTCTATGGACGCTTGCTTACGAATTTACGATGTACATGGCATTGCTTTCCCTCTTTTTTGTAAGAAAAAAGAAAATATCTTACATTCTTTTGTTTATTGCTTTTTTAGCGTCTTATTATCTTTATTTGTTCAAACCACAGCTCTTCCAAAAAATGTTCATCTCTATTTATTTAGACACAGCGCAGCTATATCGTCTTGCTACCTATTTTTTGTGTGGAAGCCTGATCACTCTTTTTGATTTAAAAAGAATCAATACAATTTATTCCAGAATCGGATTGCTGGTATTGATAGTTATTTCGTTACTATTTAATTTTTATTTAGTAATTGCACCAATTGCTTTACCTTTTTTGGTAATCTTTATAGGAATTCTCAGTACAAAATATATCAATGGAGTAGGTGAAAAATTTGGTGATATTTCATACGGCGTTTACATCTACGGATTTATTGTACAGCAAATTCTGATGCATTTTTTTAATCTCAGCCCTTTGTCGCTGATGATAATAAGTTTAACTTTCACTTATATATTGGCCTATCTATCATGGCATTTTGTTGAAGAAAAAATGCTGAAATACAAAGATCTTGTAAAATAA
- a CDS encoding glycosyltransferase family A protein: MSTLAIIIPYYKIDFFEKTIQSVALQTNKNFVLYIGNDKSPHDPLPIINKYFADEDFHYFNYEKNVGGKNLALQWERILGNVKEDWFQILGDDDVIPENFIEECYKSITDCEDKNIKVIKFTHDWIDENDSLIQSHNLNTKTISSVDLILRKHQGLVYSSLSENIFKTSQFRKYKFEKIPLAWGSDDLAILRFSDYGNIYYNMSANVLVRVFSGSISGSVEMQKDKELAFIRYLERLIINHSLFFPKPFIDKLIDDYLMFCHLNKQTANYGIAKTVLRNQGFESFLKTIKKIYYINILGKNKKV; encoded by the coding sequence ATGAGTACCCTTGCCATCATCATCCCCTACTATAAGATAGATTTTTTTGAAAAGACAATCCAATCTGTGGCATTGCAGACAAACAAAAATTTTGTTCTGTACATAGGTAATGATAAAAGTCCTCATGATCCGCTTCCGATTATCAATAAATATTTTGCAGATGAAGACTTTCATTATTTCAATTATGAAAAAAATGTGGGTGGTAAGAATCTCGCATTGCAGTGGGAAAGAATTTTAGGTAATGTAAAAGAAGATTGGTTTCAGATATTGGGTGACGACGATGTAATTCCAGAAAATTTTATTGAGGAATGCTATAAGTCAATAACAGACTGCGAAGACAAAAATATCAAAGTCATCAAATTCACACACGATTGGATTGATGAAAATGACAGTTTAATACAATCACATAATTTAAATACCAAAACAATTTCTTCTGTCGATTTGATTCTCCGCAAACACCAAGGCCTGGTGTATAGTAGCTTATCTGAAAACATTTTTAAAACCAGTCAGTTTCGCAAATATAAATTTGAAAAAATCCCACTAGCATGGGGAAGCGATGATTTGGCTATACTGAGATTTTCAGATTATGGCAATATATACTATAATATGTCTGCAAATGTATTGGTAAGAGTTTTTTCCGGAAGTATTTCCGGGTCTGTAGAGATGCAGAAAGATAAAGAACTTGCCTTTATAAGATATTTAGAGAGATTAATTATCAATCATTCCTTGTTTTTTCCAAAACCTTTTATTGATAAGTTGATTGATGATTATTTAATGTTTTGTCATCTCAATAAACAGACCGCAAATTACGGTATCGCCAAAACCGTACTTAGAAATCAAGGTTTTGAGTCTTTTCTAAAAACTATAAAGAAAATTTATTATATAAATATATTGGGTAAAAATAAAAAGGTCTGA